DNA from Alnus glutinosa chromosome 2, dhAlnGlut1.1, whole genome shotgun sequence:
ctaagaggTAGAGGTAAGTCTGGATTAGAGTTTCTACTACAACTTGGACTAGGAATGTCGGAATGATAGGAGTTCGATTTTGACTAAGAGTCCTATCCTTGTCCAACTGGGAGTAGGATTGTCTACCGAGTTTTTCAAAGAGTCCTAATTGGACCCGAATTGTGACTCCTACCCCAATTCGGCTTGGAGTAGGGTTCTAATCCGTACTTTATGGGATGAGACCTAGTCTTGAAATTCTTGGGGTTGAGACCCGGCTATATTCTTTTGTGGATCAAGGAGTGACTTGACATCTTTTGCGATGAGATCGATACCTGAGTTCTTAGAACATGTTTGTCTCGAGCTTTGGTTGCAAATGTTGAATCTTAGTCTCATAATGTGTTCATTCCTAGAACTTAATCTGGATGTGCCGCCTGTCATTATTCCCAAAAATAGCTTTGATCAGGGACGACTCATTTGGGTGTCCATCTCTCGGATAGGCTCATCCGAGAGTCGATTTTGCTGTCTTGGCTTGTGGCCCACTATTCACCTTAAGTCGGTACTGGCTTGGAAGCTCATAACTCTTTAGACAGGCCAGTCTGAATATATaagattattcccaacaagtAGCACGGGGGCTCAATCTATCTAAACACtgcaaaaaaaaggaaaaaaaaaaaaaaaaaaaaaaagggctttttGAGCTGTTTTTGTTGGAGCCATTGGAGGTATGAGCCATTAGAATACTCATAATTCACTATTATTACAAACATACTTATATTTACATaatctatttttattaatatatatacacacacaagtcaagttgagcatttttttttttttgctaaaaatcattaatcgagtcgagtcaagtcgagtttatacgagaatatcttgtttaaaaattgaacataattttgtgtttatAGTAAGCTCATTCATTAAATAAACCGAGATTGAACCGAATTTATCCAAGTCGAATATTCCGAATCTGTTCGCACTAGTTTATACGAGTATATCTTGTTTAAAAATTGAacataattttgtgtttatgGTTAGCTCATTCATTAAATAAACCGAGATCGATTCGAATTTATCCAAGTCGAATCCGAACCTGATCCCAAGCAGTTTTGTTGGTTTATTACCAGCTGTAATTTTATATCTTCAGTTTGGGTTAAAATGTCCCTGGCCATATTCTAGGAATAAGATCCTCTTCAATTAAAAATTGTCTTTTGGACAATTTTGCCATCTCAATTCAACTGACCGGCTACTCTCCGGTTCAAGtgaattggagaggatccaaatacCATATTCCAAGGgtaaaaaaaatgaacattCTCTCATTAAAGAGAGCGTTTAAGATGAATAAGGAATGTTAGAACTCCTACTGTTCTTTTGGTGTCCATctaaaatgatataaatgtaattaaaaaattgcattcaTGTCATccagaaaaacataaatataattttttttattacatttatatccttCTAGATGGAGACCAAAAGAACATTAGAATAAAGTATAGCATTCCTCAAGATGATGAATATTCTCGAATAAGAAAATACTTTATGGAGACAAATATAagtgctttttgtttttttgttagggAGTCAATTAGTCAAATTCAGTAGACAGTTATCAATGGGAGGATCGAAGCATGCAAGAAGACtaataaataggaaaaaattaaattaaaactaaaatcttACAACTGGCCTCTCAAAGATATTGCACAATTAATGACAGGTAGCAATTTGTTAGAAATTTTAATGGTGCTGAGCTTCTGCATTGCAGTATAAATGGGTCAAACCAAAATGGGATATATATTCATCGATCAATATTCTTCTAAACCCAATATTTACACAAAGCAAATtaagaagatcaaagaagagTAAATATGGGTTTAGAATTGAATGCTGCGACAATATCATTGCTACTATTGCTAGCATCCACTGCCACTGCCGCAACCCGTGTCTTTGATGTGAGAAATTATGGAGCAAAGCCTAATTTTGATATCACCCAGGTATTCATCTTATGATCATGTAAATTAAGTATATGTTTATCAGAAATATTGCTTgctaaaaatcactttcatCATGCatatattcatttaatttttctgtaGGCTGCGACAAAAGCTTGGAAAGATGCATGTGCATATCCAGGTTCGAGTAAAGTTGTAGTTCCAGCGGCAACATACAGGATTGGCACTGTAGATTTTCTTGGCCCTTGCAAGGGCCCTATCGAGTTTAATGTTCTAGGCAGCATACATTCCCCAGGAGACCCCAAATACTTCAAGGGGGATAAATGGATCAGTTTTGGACGTGTCGACCACTTAACTGTGTCAGGCACTGGAGAATTTGATGGCCAGGGAAGAACTGCTTGGGGTAGAAGTGGTTGTTCCAAAACCAGCTACTGCATTCATCTTCCCATTGTAAGTTTAATTCTAGCGTATCTGCATGTGTACGAATTGAAGGATAAAGAAGTTTTCatatagacagaaaattcttacAAACTAGACCATTAAGTTAACATGTATCCTTAAAATTTACGATTCTCATATACATCGGTCTATTGAACCAGTTTTCACATAAACCgacaatttttaaatatatgtgaGAATCACTTAAtcgaatgaattttttttaatttagtttggaggaaaacttttTCTATGAGGTATGTATAAAGTTTGGAAATGTGAATAAACTTTGATTGATCATAGTGGTATATATAGCATTTTAACCACAAGGATATATAAACTTTTCCTTCAAATTAACTAGATTTGGAGGAAATTCCTCTGCACGTAGGGATCACATGGTCTATTAATAGATTGACTAGATCGAATGAACTTTCTCTGACCCAGtttaaaaaaacactttataagAGTACAATTGCCATTGTTTGTTTACGCATTACCTAATTAGAAGGCAAATGTTAATTTTGTGGTGCTTATACTTTCATAAATCAACAGAGCCTAAGGTTCGACTACGTCACCAATTCAATAGTTCGGGACATAACATCATATAACAGCAAACAATTCCACATCAATGTTTTGGGATGCCAAAATCTTACATTCAATCATGTTACCATCAAAGCACCTGAAACAAGCCCTAATACGGATGGAATTCACATCGGACGTTCAACCAAGATTAATGTGATTAACTCCAAGATTTCCACTGGTGATGATTGTATCTCACTAGGTGACGGCAGTCGGGATATACTTATCCAGGGAGTAAACTGTGGACCTGGCCATGGAATCAGCATAGGAAGTCTTGGTAAGTACCAGAATGAACAGCCTGTCTCTGGGGTTAGAGTTATTGGTTGCACTCTTACAAACACAATGACTGGTGTAAGAGTCAAAACATGGCCTGATTCTTCTCCTGGCTCTGCCTCTGACATGCATTTTGATAACATTATCATGAATAACGTCGATAACCCTATCCTCATAGACCAAGGGTATTGCCCATGGAATCAGTGCAAACCACAAGTACGTACTTCACATCACActtattatgtaaaaaattatatgccctaattatatatttgttttgaaggtaaaaaaatattactaataCTTTGGtgatattcttttttatttttttattttattttttttttagattccTTCTAAGATCAAGATCAGCAATGTTAGCTTCAAGAACATAAGAGGCACTTCTCGGACTAAGGAAGCTGTTCAGATTATTTGCAGCAAGGCACTACCATGTACGAATGTGGAGATTCGTGACATCGACCTCAGATACAATGGAAAAGATGGTCCTGCTACGTCCCGATGTGTTCATGTCAATCCCCTCATTGGTGGCCACCAGAATCCTCCTGCTTGCACCATCAAAACTATTACGAAGGCTTAAACTTAAGTGCTTGAGTTTCAGTCTTTATCCTAAATTAATTGGGTCTGCCCCTCAAGAGAAACAATAGGAATTACGGCTAATAATTATCCTCAGTAATTTTGTCATAATGAAAAGACCCATGCAGATGTAAACGTCGTCATCAATACTCCTATTTTACTACTTTTCGTTGTAATAGAACGGAAAATTGGAAATACTTTAttctaaattgttttttttattttttatttttttattttttttttatttgaataagcTGTTCTGATATGATATGAAATAAAATACCAAAGCAATTACTTGTGTTGAGCAATAttattgttttatgttttggtttttttttaatagcttttaACTTtgattgttaattaattaaatgatcacCATTAATTATACTTGTTGAAGCTAACAATAAATCtcattcaaattcaaatgaCACCAAAAATCTCGCAACACATTTGAATTCGAAAGTCTGATTGTAACTTGATTTGCTGCCCATCTATGTGGGTTCCCATTaacatatgagtaatgattcactaccacttaaatatacaacttttcaccaccttacctatgtggcaagatAGTCCCGTactactttttaagttttttttttttttaaaaaaaaaaataaattaaggtgagggaccacatTGCCATATAGGCAAGttgatgaaaagttgtatatttacgtggtagtgaatcattactcttaacaTATATAGTAAATTCAAGATGTGTTTGTTATACAAGATATGTTCTATTGCAATGCTGTTTATAGAATATCGAAGTGGTTATATACAAAAGATAGAGTGTACAATCAAAtccgagtaattctagaagtctaTTATGTGTCACTCTTTCGTCCATCTAAAAATGAggtgcattttaaaattataatttgattaaaattcaataatattcaattacaaccacaatgataattttaaaaactttatcaTTTTTAGATAGATACAAAAATGACTTACACATGATTGAATTCTAGAACTACTCGTCATATTCAGTAAAGTTATCAATGGGAGGATCGAAGCATGCAAGAAGACTAATAAATaggaataaattaaattaaaagtaaaatattacAACTGGCCTCTCAAAGATATTGCGCAATTAATGACACGTAGTAGCTAGTTAGAAATGTTAATGGTGCTGAGCTTCTGCATTGCAGCATAAATGGGTCAATCCAAAATGGGATATTCATCAATATTCTTCTAAGCCCAATATTTGCACGAAGCAAATtaagaagatcaaagaagagTAAATATGGGTTTAGAATTGAATGTTCCGACAATATCACTGCTACTATTGTTAGCATCCACTGCCAATGCCGCAAGCCGTGTCTTTGATTTGAGAAATTATGGAGCAAAGCCTCATTTTGATATCACCCAGGTATTCTATCGATCTCCTTATGATCATATATATGTgacttaaatttatatttatcaGAAATATTGCTTgctaaaaatcactttcatCATGCATATATTCATTTAATTGTCTTTAGGCTGCGACAAAAGCTTGGAAAGATGCATGTGCATATCCAGGTTCGAGTAAAGTTGTAGTTCCAGCAGCAACATACAGGCTTGGCACTGTAGATTTTCTTGGCCCTTGCAAGGGCCCTATCGAGTTTAATGTTCTAGGAAGCATACATTCCCCAGGAGACCCCAAATACTTCAAGGGGGATACTTGGATCAGTTTTGAAAGTCTCGACCACTTAACTGTGTCAGGCACTGGAGAATTTGATGGCCAGGGAAGAGCTGCTTGGGGCAGAAGTGGTTGCTCCAAAACCGACTACTGCATCCATCTTCCCATTGTAAGTTTATTTCTATCTAATTAGTTGTGTATGATGGATAAAGTTTTCATCCAAATCGGGTCGGAGAAAATTAATAAACTGCGTCAAAAGAATTTTCTCAAATccaatttgaatgaaaactttATTGATGCATAATTGTAGTTGTTTGTTTACGCATTACCTAAAAGGAATTTTGACAATTTTGTGGTTCTTATGCTTTCATAAATCAACAGAGCCTAAGGTTCGACTATGTCACCAATTCAATAGTCCGGAACATAACATCACGTAACAGCAAACAATTCCACATTAATGTTTTTGGGTGCCAAAATCTTACATTCAATCATGTTACCATCAAAGCACCTGAAAAAAGCCCTAATACGGATGGAATTCACATCGGACGTTCAACCAAGATTAACGTGATTAACTCAAACATTTCCACCGGTGATGATTGTATCTCACTCGGTGACGGTAGTCGGGATATACTTATCCAGGGAGTACATTGTGGACCTGGCCATGGAATCAGCATAGGAAGTCTTGGTAAGTACCAGAATGAACAGCCTGTGTCTGGGGTTAGAGTTATTGGCTGCACTCTTACAAACACAATGACTGGTGTGAGAGTCAAAACATGGCCTGATTCTTCTCCTGGCTTTGCTTCTGATATACATTTTGAGAACATTATCATGAATAACGTCGACAATCCTATTCTCATAGACCAAGGGTACTGCCCATGGAATCAATGCAAACCACAAGTAAGTACTTCACATTACActggtcatgtaaaaaattatatgccctaattatatatttgttttgaagGTAAAGAAATATTACTAAtactttggtatttttttttggttttttttagatTCCTTCTAAGATCAAGATCAGCAATGTTAGCTTCAAGAACATAAAAGGCACTTCTCGGACTAAGGAAGCTGTGGAGATTATTTGCAGTAAGGCACTACCATGTACGAATGTGGAGCTTCGTGACATCGACCTCAAATACAATGGAAAAGATGGCCCTGCTACGTCCCGATGTGTTCATGTCGATCCCCTCATTGGTGGCCACCAGAATCCTCCTGCCTGCACCATGAAATAAGTGCTTGAGTTTCAGTCTTTATCCTAAACTAACATATAACCCGCACTATgtgcggtttttttttttattataatttaatttccaaaaaaaaaattgaaaaacacgTCTTGAGAaagaatagtaaaaaataaaatttaatttttttttaaaaaaaaaagtaggaaagaaagATAGCAAGTCAAGCACCCAACTCCGCCAGATCCATATCAAAAGAGATAAAATACAGCCATACAATGTGAATCACTTTCTTGACTTATGGAAGTTGAAGAAGAACCTAAATCCATAATTGATAGCTTCAAACTTTTTGAGTAAAGCTCTTTGCAAGACTACCCTCCATCTATCCAACCAAAAGCAAGTGAAACCAAAAGTAGCAATGTACAACATATCAATAAGTAGAAATCTCGGAATACGGTAAGGAATTTGATCAATGAATGAATTATCCTAACATCATATGCTGACAAATCTGAAAGCTTCAAGcgcaaatttcaaattttgtcaCCAACTTCTAAAGcaccaaatttcaaatttaacaGTTTATTTTGTCACAAGTAAAATTACATTAGAAAATATGAGTGGGCGTGAGAGAGATGCCAAAACTTAAAACCAAGACTACACATGCCCATAAAAAATTCCACCAAACTGGGGCAATTCAAAGTAGAGGTTTGAgccaaagaaaattacaaacaaaagcatatatgtatacaaatacaatagactaattaaaaaatatataaatggttAATAAATAGGGATATAAACAACTCTTGAACTTCAGGGCTATCTACACTAAATGCTATGTATCTACATACTACAATTTGACTTACACAAATTTAACGTTTAGCAACATTAATCATAAATATGTGAagtaatttaatatgtcaaggtattttttttatggttccAACATCAATGAATTGCAATTAAATGAACAATTTATCAGCAAAATGCTAGAACTATACTCATAAAGATGCAGAATTGCCAAAAATATATCAGTAAGAGCCCTAACATTATGATTTCTAGCGTTACTATGCACTGAATGGGTATGAAACAAATTGTTGCAGTGAACCCATTCTATTGCATGAAACCACGATTTTTGCATAGTGAGTGAAAAAATTCATATAAGATCAACCTAATTTCATAAGAGAGTGATTGTGGCCATAAGATGCAAAACAGCCTACCTGCTCTTCCTCCAATGCCCTGACACCTTGCTGAGAAGTGAAGTGTTTCTCTCACAGTCATTTTAGAAATATGCAAGTCATATTGGCTTATATAAGCTAAATAGCTAATGTCTTTTAGAAACAAACTCATTGAACTTATAGCCATTATAGGAGATCTCCCCTAGACctagaaatcatattttattcaaatttcatCAAACAGACAAAATGCCCAAGCGTATTAAAAATCATACAAAGTAACCAAATGAAAAAGATCAAaatttacaaacaaaattaatatctCACAACAAACCCAGCAATACACAATCATTAACCTAAGAAAATATTCTTTGTAGGAAAAGATACTACAATCTGAAGCAATATACACAATTTTAAACCACTTAGGCAATACGAAGCATATCTCTCACATCAATATTTAAACAATGCCAATTCATAATGTAGAAACCAAAAAGTTCTCACAGCACATTATACACAttcctttccttaatttttgacatatttgaaatcaaacaaCATAAAATGGTTTCAAACAAATAACAGTAATCTTAGATTTACTTGGTTCTCTTGATCTACTACAAATCGTCATtcgtgtttttattttttatagaactCTATGGTGTctcacatcaatttttttttttttttgtaagaactaACCAAAAAAATGTAGACACTGTAGAAAtatttttagtaaatttatCCCCAGCAAACTTAAAAAATCAACAACCCTCAAACGCAACTATCCAACAAATCATTCACTGGCCCATATcacattttttatgaagaagTTTTTTCATAACAAACACTATAAAAAAAGAGCAAATTAGGAACAATCAAAATCCTAACCGCAATTTTGTCAAGAGTAAATACAATCCATGTATACCAATGGAATAAAGCCAAAGCAATAATAAAAGCCCTTGCCACTTCATTTTCAAAGCCCTGAATCCCGTCATCATCAATTTTTTAACACACAAAACCGCATCAGTAAAGACATAAACTAACTAATAGCAAACACATGAGGGTTACGACACTTAGTTCTTGACCAAAAATTCTAATAGActaattgatttgtttatatatatatataaatggcaCTCATGTTAAAGTATATAATTATCCCTCAATCAATACATAGCTGTACCAAGTTGAACATACTGCTATCATATTCACTATCCAACTTTTATTGTCGCTCTGATTCAGAATTCATCCAAGGAAAgcagaaaacaaacaaacatatcaagatttttttttagaaaatagaaaaatcaagaaaaacctgGAAATAATAAAGAAGCCTTTTTCAAGACTCAAATAAAGTCATCCAGATCTATCAATATGAAGTAAAATAATTGACGTGTCAATCCTTGACTAACTAACTCTAAACAATTTGAACATCATAGCATCCCTGAGATAAAAATGATAGATAATGTATATACCAACCTCTTAGATTTTCTCAATGTACGCATCTTATCCCTTCTCAGAACCTTTCTTAATATTACAGTCAAGAATTTCCTTTGGCACATAAAGCTCTTTGGCTTTCTCTGTACATCAAAGTAAAGACAACGGTCATGAAAAAACCTAACCAAAAATAGGGCAGCAAAAAAACTTCATGGCAGTTTCACGCTAATATCCCTAAAAAACAAAGAATGCTACCAAGCAGAACCCACTATAAAGAAACTTTTGCTAGTAGGTAAATTGTAGGAGCAATGTTCTAgacctttttttaatttactttcaGACTATGAATTCAAGAAAAAGTCAACTAAAATGGAGTAACTTACGCAGAAACGACTTCCTTTCCAATCCTTGAATATAGCTTTGCCTTCTTCGCATCTTGCACCCCCTGCATTTAAATCACATTTAGAAAGATAAAGTCGAAGGCCACAAAAAAGTCTTCCTGGATTCATGATTAATAAAAACCTTGCATCACACACAAAGAGTTCAAGTAGAAAAAgggttgggaaaaaaaaaactgaaaattgaaagagaatAAATGACCCATATTAAGATTGAAGTAATCTCTCCTAAAATATGTTTAGTTATTTCATCAAACATATAGCGTTCAAGTAGAATTGcaagaaaacaaccaaggcaaaaGTGACAATAGAAATCTTCCCTGATGTTCGTCTGAGAGtgagagaaaagggaaaaaaaccGTAAttggagagagaagagaagaatatGTGTACCGAAAGCCCCCAAATCAACATTAAAAATGACCCACTTTCAATTCTGCAGcaaagccaaaaagaaaaaaaactgagaaatacaaaaaccaaaaacagagagagaacgTGTGTTatagagagaaaaggaaaacgGAGGAAGAATGAAGAGAGAATAgcggagaagaagaaagagaagagaaagaagggaaagtataaagaagaaagaaagggagagagagagagacagaacgTCCGTGAAAGttaagagagagaagggagggAAGAAGACGTTTGGTTTTgacagctttttttttttttgttatcaaaACACAACACATTAAACACCGGTTCAGTTTTTTACAATCACCGGTTCATGCCACGTGGCAGAGTTTTGGCTCTCACTTAGGCAAAactcagcttttatatatatataagatgagAAATGATACTGGTACACATATTTTACAACAATGCTACAACAGCTTACGTGgaaatcttttttttcatttttttttttccatcaaaaCTGGTTGGagggggaaatgaaatttcatttccccccaaagCTGAACGAACGcacccccctctctctctctctgaattctCTCCGTACAGTCCCCAAATCGGTCCTTCACCGGAGTTCCGCCCACTGCCGCCCCCAGCCCAAATCGGCCTCCGGCGTCCGTCCCCGGTCCTTCACCGGAGTTTCGCCCCCAGCCCCGCGCGTCCGTCCCCGGAGTTCCGCCCCCAGCCCAgctctctctcccgctcgctccggactgccgcccccagcccagctctctctcccgctcgctccggaCTGCCGCCCCCAGCCCAAATCGGCCTCCGGCGTCCGTCCCCGGTCCTTCACCGGAGTTTCGCCCCCAGCCCCTCGCGTCCGTCCCCGGTCCTTCTTCACCGGAGTTTCGCCcccagccccgctctctctcccgctcgctccggaCTGCCGCCCCCAGCCCAAATCCGCCTCCGGCGTCCGTCCCCGGTCCTTCACCGGAGTTCTGCCCCCAGCCcctctctctcccgctcgctccggaCCAAGGATTAATCCTGAGGTTGGTTTCTAATTAGgattaaatttgtaaatggcaggtgtgtgttttgtttttcatgGCATTTACTTGTTCTGATAGCATTTTAATTTGTGGATGATTTAGCTAGTGGTTTTAGACCTTGAGAAATGACTTATAGGGATATTGTTCTGAGAATTGGCTTGTTTGCTCCAACATGAACAGTTATTAGaacatatttgttttaattgttagCATGTTCTAGCGTCATAactgtgtcttttttttttgtccatgtTTGCCCATTTCCAATAATTGTGAGGGTTGATTGAGTTAGGAGACCTTATTAggaactaataaaaataaatttagaatactactttcttttct
Protein-coding regions in this window:
- the LOC133861902 gene encoding exopolygalacturonase-like, whose protein sequence is MGLELNAATISLLLLLASTATAATRVFDVRNYGAKPNFDITQAATKAWKDACAYPGSSKVVVPAATYRIGTVDFLGPCKGPIEFNVLGSIHSPGDPKYFKGDKWISFGRVDHLTVSGTGEFDGQGRTAWGRSGCSKTSYCIHLPISLRFDYVTNSIVRDITSYNSKQFHINVLGCQNLTFNHVTIKAPETSPNTDGIHIGRSTKINVINSKISTGDDCISLGDGSRDILIQGVNCGPGHGISIGSLGKYQNEQPVSGVRVIGCTLTNTMTGVRVKTWPDSSPGSASDMHFDNIIMNNVDNPILIDQGYCPWNQCKPQIPSKIKISNVSFKNIRGTSRTKEAVQIICSKALPCTNVEIRDIDLRYNGKDGPATSRCVHVNPLIGGHQNPPACTIKTITKA
- the LOC133861276 gene encoding exopolygalacturonase-like — protein: MGLELNVPTISLLLLLASTANAASRVFDLRNYGAKPHFDITQAATKAWKDACAYPGSSKVVVPAATYRLGTVDFLGPCKGPIEFNVLGSIHSPGDPKYFKGDTWISFESLDHLTVSGTGEFDGQGRAAWGRSGCSKTDYCIHLPISLRFDYVTNSIVRNITSRNSKQFHINVFGCQNLTFNHVTIKAPEKSPNTDGIHIGRSTKINVINSNISTGDDCISLGDGSRDILIQGVHCGPGHGISIGSLGKYQNEQPVSGVRVIGCTLTNTMTGVRVKTWPDSSPGFASDIHFENIIMNNVDNPILIDQGYCPWNQCKPQIPSKIKISNVSFKNIKGTSRTKEAVEIICSKALPCTNVELRDIDLKYNGKDGPATSRCVHVDPLIGGHQNPPACTMK
- the LOC133861277 gene encoding uncharacterized protein LOC133861277 isoform X2, whose translation is MNPGRLFCGLRLYLSKCDLNAGGARCEEGKAIFKDWKGSRFCRKPKSFMCQRKFLTVILRKVLRRDKMRTLRKSKRQEDSGGHQ
- the LOC133861277 gene encoding uncharacterized protein LOC133861277 isoform X1 is translated as MNPGRLFCGLRLYLSKCDLNAGGARCEEGKAIFKDWKGSRFCRKPKSFMCQRKFLTVILRKVLRRDKMRTLRKSKRWRVVLQRALLKKFEAINYGFRFFFNFHKSRK